The following are encoded in a window of Strix aluco isolate bStrAlu1 chromosome 15, bStrAlu1.hap1, whole genome shotgun sequence genomic DNA:
- the ELFN1 gene encoding protein ELFN1, translating to MAGRRWAATSALCMCVAAVSLLHTGGVRADCWLIEGDKGFVWLAICSQNQPPYESIPQQINSTIVDLRLNDNKIKSVQYASLSRFGNLTYLNLTKNEISYIEDGAFSGQFNLQVLQLGYNRLRNLTEGILRGLGKLEYLYLQANLIESVTPNAFWECPNIVNIDLSMNRIQRLDSNTFRGLNKLSVCELYSNPFYCSCELLGFLQWLEAFTNMTRTYDRMQCDSPPDYMGYYLLGQGRTGYRNALSMLSSLCTGGSYTVIPRFIPPRYQVTTVPSESPCSEEECSSGDGTTPQFSLFTPIGETEVRPNIQVKHLNHNSAVLTVQIPYPFSKMYILSQFENGFSSMITKLRKKEENITVSNLVAQRDYTYCVVSVHQYSKYNHTCVTITPTRPNRKEPVPTPSTATHYIMTILGCLFGMVIVLGVVYYCLRKRRQQEEKHKKAAGSMKKTIIELKYGPEMETTSITQLSQGQMLGGETVTRIPYLPSAGEVEQYKLIDSSETPKATKGNYIEVRTGEQPERRDCELSLPPDTQSSVAEISTIAKEVDKVNQIINNCIDALKSESTSFQGVKSGAVSTVEPQLVLLSEQIPSKHGFLSPVYKESYNHPLQRHHSMEAAPKRSSTSSSGSIRSPRSYRSEGSGHKSEAKYIEKTSPTTDTILTVTPAAAILRAEAEKIRQYSEHRHSYPSSHQGEQHDSMAGRKPSILEPLTRPRPRDLAYSQLSPQYHNLSYTSSPEYTCKPSHSIWERFKLNRKRHKDEEEYMAAGHALRKKVQFAKDEDLHDILDYWKGVSAQQKS from the coding sequence ATGGCAGGTCGCCGGTGGGCCGCGACGTCAGCCCTCTGCATGTGCGTGGCAGCCGTCTCTCTCCTGCACACTGGTGGGGTGCGGGCAGACTGCTGGCTCATCGAGGGGGACAAGGGCTTCGTCTGGTTGGCCATCtgcagccaaaaccagcccccCTATGAGTCCATCCCCCAGCAAATCAACAGCACCATCGTGGACTTGCGGCTGAACGACAACAAGATCAAGAGCGTGCAGTACGCCTCGCTCAGCCGCTTCGGCAACCTGACATACCTCAACCTGACAAAGAACGAGATCTCCTACATTGAGGATGGTGCCTTTTCAGGACAGTTCAAcctccaggtgctgcagctgggTTACAACCGACTGAGGAACCTCACCGAAGGCATCCTCCGGGGCCTGGGGAAGCTGGAGTACCTCTATCTCCAGGCCAACCTCATCGAGTCCGTCACCCCCAATGCCTTCTGGGAGTGCCCCAACATAGTGAACATTGACCTGTCCATGAACAGGATCCAGAGACTTGACAGCAACACTTTCCGGGGCCTAAACAAGCTCTCTGTCTGTGAACTGTACAGTAACCCCTTCTACTGCTCCTGTGAGCTCCTTGGCTTCCTGCAATGGCTGGAGGCTTTCACCAACATGACACGCACGTATGACCGGATGCAGTGCGACTCCCCACCCGACTACATGGGCTACTACTTGTTAGGCCAAGGCCGAACTGGCTACCGCAATGCTCTGAGCATGCTCTCTTCCCTTTGCACTGGTGGCTCCTACACTGTGATCCCTCGTTTTATCCCTCCCAGGTACCAGGTGACCACGGTGCCCTCCGAAAGCCCCTGCTCCGAGGAGGAGTGCTCCTCTGGCGATGGCACGACCCCACAGTTCTCCCTTTTCACACCCATTGGTGAAACGGAGGTGCGCCCCAACATACAGGTGAAGCACCTCAACCACAACTCAGCCGTCCTCACCGTGCAGATCCCCTACCCCTTCAGCAAGATGTACATCCTCTCCCAGTTTGAAAATGGCTTCTCCTCCATGATCACCAAGCtcaggaagaaggaggagaacaTCACCGTGAGCAACCTAGTAGCACAAAGAGATTACACCTACTGTGTAGTCTCTGTCCACCAATACTCCAAGTACAACCACACCTGCGTCACCATCACACCCACCAGACCAAACCGCAAGGAGCCGGTGCCCACCCCTTCCACTGCCACTCATTATATCATGACAATCTTGGGCTGTCTCTTTGGCATGGTGATTGTCCTGGGTGTTGTGTATTACTGTCTCCGGAAGAGGCGCCAGCAGGAGGAGAAGCACAAAAAGGCTGCCGGCAGCATGAAGAAGACCATCATCGAGCTGAAATATGGGCCAGAAATGGAGACCACCAGCATCACCCAGTTGTCCCAGGGACAGATGCTGGGCGGGGAGACAGTGACCCGCATCCCCTACCTGCCTTCTGCTGGTGAGGTCGAGCAGTACAAGCTGATTGACAGCAGTGAGACCCCCAAGGCCACCAAGGGCAACTACATAGAGGTGAGGACAGGTGAGCAACCAGAGAGGCGAGACTGCGAGCTGTCCCTGCCGCCGGACACCCAGAGCTCTGTGGCTGAGATATCCACCATTGCCAAGGAGGTGGACAAGGTGAACCAGATCATCAACAACTGCATTGATGCCTTGAAATCTGAGTCCACCTCCTTCCAAGGGGTGAAATCAGGGGCGGTCTCCACAGTGGAGCCTCAGCTGGTGCTCTTATCAGAGCAGATCCCCAGCAAGCATGGATTCCTCTCCCCCGTCTACAAGGAAAGCTACAACCACCCTCTCCAGCGGCACCACAGCATGGAGGCAGCCCCCAAACGCTCCAGCACCTCTTCCAGTGGCTCCATACGGAGCCCCAGGTCCTACCGCTCCGAGGGATCGGGCCACAAATCAGAAGCCAAATACATCGAGAAGACATCCCCCACCACTGACACCATCCTCACTGTGACACCGGCCGCAGCCATCCTGCGGGCAGAGGCGGAGAAGATCCGTCAGTACAGCGAACACCGGCACTCGTACCCCAGCTCACACCAAGGGGAGCAGCATGACAGCATGGCGGGGCGAAAGCCCTCCATCCTGGAGCCTCTGACCCGTCCTCGCCCCAGAGACCTGGCCTATTCCCAGCTCTCGCCTCAATATCACAACCTGAGCTACACCTCCAGCCCAGAGTACACCTGCAAACCATCGCACAGCATCTGGGAGCGCTTCAAACTCAACCGCAAGCGGCACAAAGACGAGGAGGAGTATATGGCAGCCGGCCATGCCCTACGCAAAAAGGTCCAGTTTGCCAAAGACGAGGATCTTCACGACATCTTAGACTACTGGAAGGGTGTCTCTGCCCAGCAAAAGTCCTGA